TTACCAATTTAATATTACAAATGAAACCAATTTTACTACAACAAATTGGCAGCTTGTGACGTTGATACCTGATATAGATCAGCAACTACAAGCGTTACCCCCAGAAAAAATACTCAAGATTTGGGGGCGGCCAAATTTGTCTGGGAATTGGTTACTTGTTGAATATATTGAAGAAGTATAAAATGAACATTTATTCAGTAAAATACAATACTTTTTCGCAAATTTTCCGGATAGACATATAAGAGTTAAGTATTAGTGAAGTAGAGAGTTCTAAAATAGACATCTACTATGCGTGCTGCCATTTCACTTTTAGTATCGAGTCTGGTATTTGGCTCCTTAGCTTTTAACTGCGAAGCAGTACAGACTCGTTTTTCCGCTCTGTCAATGGCTAAGTCCGATTACCAGCTTTCACCTTTGGTGTTAAACCAGAGTTTCAACCTGGCTGATAACTCCAAACCTAGCCCCAATCAACCCGAAAAGCCCAATCCTCATCGAGGTAGTGGTCGTAGAGGATTAGATGGATAAGTTGGCAATTTCAGTTCTGTTATTCAATCGTTGGAGCGCAATACCTGCCAACCCAGAAATGATGTTACCGGATTATTGGATCTTTTAAATCCTACATACCACTTCTTGAATTGAAACGATATAGACAGTTACAGCACTACACTTGTTTGATTTTATCGTTTGTGAATTTCTCTTTGACTGACACCAGATATAGATAGTTACAAGCACTATATCTTTAATCAGTTGCATGGCTCTCGCGTCATCACGCAAGCTATCAGTATTGCCATTTCTCTGCTAAAAACATAGACAGTTACAGCACTTCATCTCTCGAAAATTGTTCAATATTTCATCAAAACATCCGGTAATTGCTCAACCCTTGGCGTGTATTGGTGACCAAGTCACTAATACACGCACCAATCTCACCTGTGGTAATCGCGTCCAGTACACATTGGGCGTTAGTAGGTGGGAATAATTACCCGAAGTGAGGGTACAGAAAACTTTTCTTAGTTATCAACCGTCATTGTGAATGCTGAATCTCTAGTAACTTGGCTTGTGAGCAATCCAATATTTACTTACGAAGTGAACTTGGGTTTCTATTTGCTCAAATCCCGCTTTTTCTAAACGCTCTACCAGGTTATCTGTAATGTAATGCTTGTAATAAGGTTCATGAAAAGTCTCTGAGAAGTTTTTGACAACTAATTCCATCTCCGGTACATCATTTACCTGAATAGAATCACAGATAATAAAAATGCCTCCTGGTTTTGTGACCCGAAAACATTCTTCAATTACAGTTTGACGAACTGCCGCTGGTAACTCATGAAACAGAAAAATACAAGTTGTACCATGAAAATAATTATCTCGATAAGGCAACTCTTCGACATTTCCTTGTACGAGTTGCGGTAATTCTCCAGGAATTTGGGATAATAGTTCGTTGGCTTTCCGCAAATAGGCTGGGGATAAATCTATACCAAATAAAGATACGTCGGGTAAAGCTGCTCTGATTAACTTCAGTGTTCGTCCAGTACCACAAGCAATATCTATGACTCGGAGTTGTTCTTGGGGAATATGGTCAAATGCTGTCAGTTGGGATTTGAGAGGACAGAGGATGCGTCTTCTCATAGCATCAGTTGAGCCACCAAACAGAATTTCCACCTGTAAGTCATATAAATTGGCGGACAGTTCACTCAAATAGCCATCTGTTTGGTAATGGAAGTTCTGTACATAGTAGCTGGGATAGTTATCTGTGGATATTTCCTGGGAAAATTCTTGATATCTCCGATTTTTAATTCGTTCCCAGATATTTGGTAAATCTAAGCATATTAATGGATAGTAACAGAAGAAATCTTCCCAAGAATTATCAAATAATAAATTTTGTGGATACACACCTGCTTGACTATCTTCCCAGTCTCTTGCCAATAACTGGTTCATATTGTCTTGAAGTTGTGTGAGCAATTTCTGGGATAAAGGACTGATATTTGGCTGAAGTGATGGATAAATTAGGTTTTTGATCTGTGAACTTACGGTTTTGTGAGCAAAAGCAAAGTAATTCTTCCCTGATTGCAGGGCTTGGTAGCTTGATTTTGTGAAAATATCAAACATAGATAAAAGATAAAATTAGGTTTTGTTGATTGTGTCGAGTTTCATGGCTCGTCCAGATTTTTATAGCCAAAAAAATGGAAAATGTAAATCATTCATGACAATTTTTACCTGTTAACAGGTGTGAATGGTTTATTTTATGGAACTGCAAACTGCGATAGTCGCTCTTTTAGTCTTCTATGTCGCCTGGAATTTGGGTGCAAATGATGTTGCTAATGCGATGGGAACTTCTGTGGGTTCTGGGGCTATTACTCTCAAACAGGCGATCATGATTGCTGGCGTGTTAGAGTTTCTTGGTGCTGTCTTGTTTGGACAAGAGGTAACGTCTACCCTCGGCACGAAAATTGCAAATCCGGTTTTATTTGCGACGATACCACAAACTTTAGTGATGGGGATGATTTCGGTACTGCTCACGGCTGGGATCTGGCTACAAATTGCCACAGCTAGGGGTTTACCGGTGTCTTCGTCTCATGCCATTGTGGGAGCGATCGCTGGCTTTAGTTGGGTAGCATTGGGGGTAGAAGCAATGGATTGGTCATCCATTGGTTTAATTACCATAGGCTGGATTTTAACACCAATAATTAGTGGAGCGATCGCCGCTAGTTTGTATAGTTTGATTCAACAATGGATTTTTAATCAACCCCAACCTCTCTCCCAGCTACAAGAATGGATTCCCTGGTTAAGTGCATTGCTATTGAGTGTATTTGGTATTATCGTTCTCCCGACAATCACTCAACCCTTGAGCCAGTTCTTACTCACAGAGGGAAAATTTAATGTTCCCGCTCACGACATTACCCTATTCATTGGTGGAATCGCCGTAATTAGCTTGACCTTGATCAGTTGGCGACAATTGGTAAATAGTCAAATTGAAAACAAAATTCAAGGTTTATTTGCCAGATTTCAAGTTTTGAGCGCTTGCTTTGTGGCTTTTGCTCACGGTTCTAATGATGTTGGTAATGCGATCGCTCCTCTAGCAGTAATTGCCTACATCAACCAACAAGGTAAAGTTCCCAGTGATGAACTCACCATCCCCTCGTGGATTCTGGTTCTCGGTGCGATCGGCATTGTGGCAGGATTAGCAGTTTGGGGTAAAAAAGTTATTGCCACCATTGGCGAAAATATTATTTCCTTAGAACCTAGTAGCGGATTTTGCGCCGAACTAGCCACAGCCATCACTATCTTATTAGCCTCCCGCTTAGGTTTACCTGTTTCTACCTCCCATGCCCTTGTCGGTGGAGTTGTGGGGATTGGACTGGTACAAAATATTAAATCAATAAAATTTGCCACTATCCAAAATATCGCCGCCGCTTGGTTAATTACCATTCCCATCAGCGTCGCCCTGAGTGCCACTATTTTTACCATTATGGCACTAAACTGGCACTAAACTGGCACTAGATAGGTAGACATGAAAAAACAAAATATGTTATGTAACAAGTAGAATCTCCCAAAACCTATTCCCTGTCGCCTTCTATAAATTACAGCAGTTTGCGATCATGATGGCAACTATCAAGCAATAGGTATTCCGCACGGATTTAATGCTTGTAGTTAGGTATTCATTTGTAAGGCTTTTATAAGTTAATTAAATTGATAAGTTCGGTGAAATTGTTCAGTTTCCTGCCTTTTCTCCAGGAAACTTAATACAGGTGTTGTTCGCGCAAAGTGCCGAGTAACTTAATCATCAAGGTGTTAGAGGCTAGAAACCGATGGGGCGATTTGAGAAGCGACCAGAAAACCCACGCATTAGAGGTGAGCTATCCAGAGCCGCAGAAAATGCTCTATGGGATGTAGTTGAAGATTTAGAAAATCTTCAACAAAATCTGCTGAGGTCGTTGCAGGAAGACGTAAAACGGCTAGAAACTGAAAAAAATCGCTTATCTGGCGATATTCAAAGGTTAATTGAGGAAAAAGAAAATCTACAACAATCGCGGCAAATCACTGAACAGCAAGTGTTAATCCGTCAATTAGCAGAAGTTCTAGCCAAACATATATCTTCCCAATTACAATCGTCACTAAAAACTTTAGCTACTCAATCCGTAGAGCATAACTCCTCTGATTCATCTGCGCTGCAAAATACTCAATTAAACAATAATGCTATTAATGAAATCGGACAGAATGTCACTAATATGCTAGACAGTCTGGATGGGACGGTAACTATTGCCTTTAATTCACTATTACAAGAACTCAAAAACTATCAAGGTGATCTTTCCCAGCAGT
The DNA window shown above is from Anabaena sp. WA102 and carries:
- the patX gene encoding heterocyst-inhibiting protein PatX, which codes for MRAAISLLVSSLVFGSLAFNCEAVQTRFSALSMAKSDYQLSPLVLNQSFNLADNSKPSPNQPEKPNPHRGSGRRGLDG
- a CDS encoding class I SAM-dependent methyltransferase, whose translation is MFDIFTKSSYQALQSGKNYFAFAHKTVSSQIKNLIYPSLQPNISPLSQKLLTQLQDNMNQLLARDWEDSQAGVYPQNLLFDNSWEDFFCYYPLICLDLPNIWERIKNRRYQEFSQEISTDNYPSYYVQNFHYQTDGYLSELSANLYDLQVEILFGGSTDAMRRRILCPLKSQLTAFDHIPQEQLRVIDIACGTGRTLKLIRAALPDVSLFGIDLSPAYLRKANELLSQIPGELPQLVQGNVEELPYRDNYFHGTTCIFLFHELPAAVRQTVIEECFRVTKPGGIFIICDSIQVNDVPEMELVVKNFSETFHEPYYKHYITDNLVERLEKAGFEQIETQVHFVSKYWIAHKPSY
- a CDS encoding inorganic phosphate transporter encodes the protein MELQTAIVALLVFYVAWNLGANDVANAMGTSVGSGAITLKQAIMIAGVLEFLGAVLFGQEVTSTLGTKIANPVLFATIPQTLVMGMISVLLTAGIWLQIATARGLPVSSSHAIVGAIAGFSWVALGVEAMDWSSIGLITIGWILTPIISGAIAASLYSLIQQWIFNQPQPLSQLQEWIPWLSALLLSVFGIIVLPTITQPLSQFLLTEGKFNVPAHDITLFIGGIAVISLTLISWRQLVNSQIENKIQGLFARFQVLSACFVAFAHGSNDVGNAIAPLAVIAYINQQGKVPSDELTIPSWILVLGAIGIVAGLAVWGKKVIATIGENIISLEPSSGFCAELATAITILLASRLGLPVSTSHALVGGVVGIGLVQNIKSIKFATIQNIAAAWLITIPISVALSATIFTIMALNWH